The DNA sequence AATATCGGCAGGCTCAATAACCAGCGATGGCGCAAAGCGGATAACATCCGTTCCCGCATTCAGGATCATGACGCCTTCGGCCGCTGCGGCGTTAAGGATATCGCGCGCTTTACCCGCATGCTGAGGTTTCAACGCCGCACCAATCAGCAGTCCTTTGCCACGAATTTCGCTGAACAGATCCAGCTTCGCATCCAGCGCTTTTAATGCAGTGACGAACAGCTCACGCCGCGTTTCAACACCGCTGAGTACTTCTTCCGTGTTGATAATATCCAGCGCGGCTTCGGCTACGGCACAGGCCAGCGGATTGCCGCCATAAGTGGTGCCGTGAACGCCCGGCGCCATCGCGGAGGCGATTTCATTGGTGGTCAGCATCGCACTCACCGGGAAGCCGCCGCCCAGCGCTTTAGCGGTGGTCAGAATGTCTGGATTCACGCCGTAATGCTCACAGGCAAACAGCTTGCCGCTACGGCCCATGCCGCTCTGCACTTCATCCAGTACCAGCAGCGCCTGATGTTCATCACACAGCTGACGCAGTCCCTGCATAAACTCTGGCGTCGCAGGCACAATGCCGCCTTCGCCCTGGATTGGCTCAACCACGATGGCGCAGGTGTGATCATCAATTACCGCTTTAACCGCAGCCAGATCGTTGAACGGCACATGGACGATATCCGCCGGTTTGGGGCCGAAACCGTCAGAGTATTTAGGCTGTCCACCAACGGACACGGTAAACAAAGTGCGGCCGTGGAACGCATTATGGAAGGCGATGATTTTACTTTTATACGGCGAATGGCGCTTCGAAGCATAGTAGCGAGCCAGTTTAAACGCGGCTTCGTTCGCTTCCGCGCCGGAGTTGGCAAAGAACACGCGTTCAGCGAAGGTCGCCGCAATCAGCTTGCTGGCCAGGCGCAGAGAAGGCTCGTTAGTGAATACGTTGCTGGTATGCCACAGCGTTTCACCCTGCGTTTTCAGGGCTTCCACCAGCGCAGGATGGCAATGACCCAGCGCAGTAACGGCAATCCCACCGGAGAAGTCGATATATTCTTTGCCCTGCTGATCCCAGACGCGGCTGCCTTTTCCTTTCACCGGCACAAACTGCGCTGGTGCATAAACAGGCAAAATCACTTCATCAAACGTTGAGCGCGTTACCGCTAATTTATCCGCTGCCATTGCCTACCTCATTTTCTTACGTTACAGAGACGTGAAATTATAATCATAAAATATGCATAAAAAATCACTCAAAGGCAACTCTATTGCCGGAGGAAATTTTTTAACAGCTGATGTCCCTGTTCGCTGAGGATGCTTTCCGGATGAAACTGCACGCCTTCCAGCGGCAGTTGGCGATGGCGGAATCCCATAATTTCATCCGGCTGCCCGTCACGCAGTGACCATGCCGTCACCGTAAAGTCCGGCGGCAGCGAATCCTTCTCAACAATCAGTGAGTGATAACGCGTGACCGTTAGCGGATGATTTAGTCCTGCAAACACGCCGCC is a window from the Pantoea sp. CCBC3-3-1 genome containing:
- a CDS encoding aspartate aminotransferase family protein, whose translation is MAADKLAVTRSTFDEVILPVYAPAQFVPVKGKGSRVWDQQGKEYIDFSGGIAVTALGHCHPALVEALKTQGETLWHTSNVFTNEPSLRLASKLIAATFAERVFFANSGAEANEAAFKLARYYASKRHSPYKSKIIAFHNAFHGRTLFTVSVGGQPKYSDGFGPKPADIVHVPFNDLAAVKAVIDDHTCAIVVEPIQGEGGIVPATPEFMQGLRQLCDEHQALLVLDEVQSGMGRSGKLFACEHYGVNPDILTTAKALGGGFPVSAMLTTNEIASAMAPGVHGTTYGGNPLACAVAEAALDIINTEEVLSGVETRRELFVTALKALDAKLDLFSEIRGKGLLIGAALKPQHAGKARDILNAAAAEGVMILNAGTDVIRFAPSLVIEPADIEEGMTRFAEAVKKVLA